A DNA window from Peromyscus leucopus breed LL Stock chromosome 3, UCI_PerLeu_2.1, whole genome shotgun sequence contains the following coding sequences:
- the LOC114686303 gene encoding cellular nucleic acid-binding protein-like encodes MSSNECFKCGQSGHWARECPTGGGRGRGMRSHGRGGFTSDRGFQFVSSSLPDICYRCGESGHLAKDCDLQEDACYNCGRGGHIAKDGKEPKREREQCCYNCGQPGHLARDCDHADAQKCYPCGEFGHIQKDCTKVKCYRCGETGHVAINCSKTSEVNCYRCGESGHLARECTIEEATA; translated from the coding sequence ATGAGCAGCAATGAATGCTTCAAGTGTGGACAATCTGGCCACTGGGCCAGGGAATGCCCTACTGGTGGAGGTCGGGGTCGTGGAATGAGAAGCCACGGCAGAGGTGGTTTTACCTCGGATAGAGGGTTCCAGTTTGTTTCCTCGTCTCTTCCTGATATCTGTTACCGCTGTGGTGAGTCTGGTCATCTTGCCAAGGATTGTGATCTTCAGGAGGATGCCTGCTATAACTGCGGTAGAGGTGGCCACATTGCCAAGGACGGCAAGGAGCCCAAGAGAGAGCGAGAGCAATGCTGCTACAACTGTGGCCAGCCAGGCCATCTGGCTCGTGACTGTGACCACGCGGATGCGCAGAAGTGCTATCCTTGTGGTGAATTTGGACATATTCAAAAAGACTGCACCAAGGTGAAGTGCTATAGGTGTGGTGAAACTGGTCATGTAGCCATCAATTGCAGCAAGACAAGTGAAGTCAACTGTTACCGCTGTGGCGAGTCAGGGCATCTTGCACGGGAATGCACAATTGAGGAGGCTACAGcctaa